Proteins from a genomic interval of Bacteroidota bacterium:
- a CDS encoding carbohydrate kinase family protein, producing MNAFDVVVIGELNVDIILNRISKFPEMGKEVIAHHLELTLGSSSAIFASNLSSLGSRVAFIGKIGKDSFASTVLGSLQSKKVDTSHIFQSDILNTGATIVLNFDQDRAMVTYPGAMEDLKLEDIDFEFIKHARHLHLSSIFLQPGLRKDIPILFRRVKELGLTTSMDPQWDPAEKWQVNLPDLLPYLDVFMPNMSELLFLTRTNSMEEGIQCIKPFAQHLVVVVKDGSNGAWLWDGSTILHQPAFLNRNVVDCIGAGDSFNAGFISKFTSGASLPQCLAFGALTGAISTTKAGGTGAFSSMVKIREVALKMFNVKI from the coding sequence ATGAATGCTTTTGATGTAGTAGTCATCGGAGAGCTTAATGTAGACATTATTCTAAACAGGATTTCCAAATTTCCGGAGATGGGTAAGGAGGTCATTGCCCATCACCTTGAGCTGACCCTGGGAAGTTCATCGGCCATTTTTGCTTCCAATCTGAGCTCTCTTGGTTCACGGGTAGCTTTTATCGGTAAAATCGGAAAAGACAGCTTTGCCTCCACAGTGCTTGGAAGCCTTCAGTCAAAAAAAGTCGATACATCGCATATTTTTCAATCGGATATATTGAATACCGGAGCCACCATTGTCCTGAATTTTGATCAGGACCGTGCTATGGTCACCTATCCGGGGGCCATGGAAGACCTGAAATTGGAGGATATAGATTTTGAATTTATTAAGCATGCCCGTCATCTTCATCTCTCTTCCATTTTTCTTCAGCCAGGCCTCCGGAAAGATATTCCCATTCTTTTTCGTAGGGTGAAGGAACTGGGTCTCACCACTTCAATGGATCCACAATGGGACCCGGCTGAGAAATGGCAGGTTAATCTCCCTGACCTGTTGCCGTATCTGGATGTTTTCATGCCCAATATGTCTGAACTATTATTCCTCACCCGTACAAACTCTATGGAAGAGGGCATTCAATGTATTAAGCCCTTTGCTCAGCATTTGGTAGTCGTTGTCAAGGATGGAAGTAACGGTGCCTGGCTCTGGGATGGCAGCACGATTTTGCATCAGCCTGCTTTCCTGAACAGGAATGTTGTGGATTGCATTGGGGCGGGTGACAGCTTTAATGCCGGTTTCATCAGTAAATTCACCAGTGGGGCGTCGCTTCCACAGTGTCTGGCATTCGGGGCATTAACAGGTGCAATATCAACTACAAAAGCCGGCGGGACCGGGGCATTTTCCAGCATGGTAAAAATACGTGAGGTAGCTTTGAAAATGTTTAATGTAAAAATCTAA
- a CDS encoding SIS domain-containing protein, with protein MNIWGYSEEALAKRGALHTATEICKQPLVWQSVYNSIVASRDQIRSFMDHVLSHEPLQIILTGAGSSAFIGLSLHGTFARNFGNCISSIATTDLVTHPQNYFSAGRPVLLISFSRSGDSPESVAAVSLADQVCSKVFHLIITCDATGKLANLATLSEKYVFVLPPEANDQSLAMTSSYSGMLLAGLLIARLSEIDLLSGQMGILNTYAIKLLDHYANDLRQMADLDFRRAVFLGSGPLYGTATESHLKLQELTDGKIICKNDTFLGFRHGPRAVINPKTLLFYLFSNQAYVAHYEHDLADSIKMNGKALYEAGLMETRNRQPHLDKEFVLTDNDSQLEEDFMPVCCIIPAQMLGFFKSLELGLTPDSPSLSGAISRVVKGVVIYPFSQKA; from the coding sequence ATGAATATCTGGGGTTATTCAGAGGAAGCCCTCGCAAAAAGAGGAGCCCTTCACACTGCTACTGAAATTTGCAAGCAGCCTCTGGTATGGCAAAGTGTCTATAACAGTATTGTTGCCTCAAGAGATCAGATCAGAAGCTTTATGGACCATGTGCTGTCACATGAGCCACTTCAAATTATACTGACAGGAGCCGGTTCCAGCGCATTTATCGGACTATCACTTCATGGAACCTTTGCCCGGAATTTCGGTAACTGTATATCCAGCATTGCGACAACCGATCTGGTAACACATCCGCAAAATTATTTTTCTGCCGGCAGACCAGTTCTTTTGATATCGTTTTCCCGTTCAGGCGATAGTCCGGAAAGTGTTGCTGCTGTGAGCCTTGCTGATCAGGTTTGTTCAAAGGTCTTTCATCTGATCATAACCTGTGATGCAACGGGCAAGCTGGCCAATTTGGCGACATTATCCGAAAAATATGTATTTGTGCTTCCTCCGGAAGCCAACGACCAGAGTCTGGCTATGACCAGCAGTTATTCAGGCATGCTTCTCGCGGGTTTGCTGATAGCGCGTCTCAGTGAAATCGACCTACTTTCCGGCCAAATGGGTATACTTAACACTTATGCGATAAAATTGCTTGATCATTATGCCAATGATCTCAGACAAATGGCTGATCTCGATTTCCGCAGGGCAGTGTTCCTTGGATCAGGACCCTTATATGGCACTGCCACCGAATCGCATCTCAAGTTACAAGAGCTCACAGATGGGAAAATTATCTGTAAAAACGATACCTTTCTCGGTTTCAGGCATGGTCCCAGGGCTGTGATTAACCCTAAAACACTTTTATTTTACCTGTTTTCAAATCAGGCCTATGTAGCACATTACGAGCACGACCTGGCTGATTCGATAAAAATGAACGGCAAGGCTCTATATGAGGCCGGATTAATGGAAACCAGGAATAGACAGCCTCATCTTGACAAAGAGTTTGTGCTGACCGATAACGACAGTCAGCTTGAAGAAGATTTTATGCCTGTCTGTTGCATTATCCCGGCACAGATGCTTGGTTTCTTTAAATCATTGGAACTGGGATTGACCCCTGACTCACCTTCGTTGAGCGGGGCCATTTCCAGGGTGGTTAAAGGAGTAGTTATTTACCCTTTCAGTCAGAAAGCATGA
- the agaR gene encoding transcriptional repressor AgaR, with amino-acid sequence MVRGNKQSTVERRMKILKILSTDHQVFVQDLSREFGVSEVTIRNDLEQLELKRLLIRARGGAMHIDHVVGTDQHLGEKAKLHHEEKNRIGQAAARLIYDHDTIIIDSGTTTLEVVKNLSPDISDLTVITNALNIVNYLSSHQNINLIIPGGTLRRKSLSLVGPLAENNFRSFFVDKAFLGVDSFDTRHGISTPNIEEASLNQIMIEIAKEVIVVTDSSKFLRRSLAFICKTTRINTVVTDTGISGDDKKRLEDAGIMVIVA; translated from the coding sequence ATGGTAAGAGGGAATAAACAGAGTACCGTTGAACGAAGGATGAAAATCCTGAAGATATTATCAACTGATCATCAGGTATTTGTACAGGATCTCAGCAGGGAATTTGGTGTGAGTGAGGTGACTATCCGTAATGATCTGGAACAACTTGAATTAAAAAGACTATTGATAAGGGCGCGTGGTGGTGCCATGCACATTGATCATGTGGTAGGGACGGATCAGCATTTGGGTGAGAAAGCCAAGCTGCATCACGAGGAGAAAAACCGTATTGGACAGGCAGCAGCCCGGCTTATTTATGATCATGATACCATCATCATCGATTCTGGGACAACTACACTGGAAGTGGTAAAAAACCTGTCGCCCGACATCAGCGACCTTACTGTGATTACCAATGCTCTTAATATCGTCAACTACCTGAGTTCTCACCAAAATATTAATCTGATTATTCCTGGCGGTACACTCCGGAGAAAATCCCTTTCATTAGTTGGGCCTCTCGCTGAAAATAACTTCAGGAGCTTTTTCGTGGATAAAGCTTTTCTGGGAGTAGACAGTTTCGATACACGTCATGGTATCTCAACACCTAACATTGAGGAAGCTTCCCTAAACCAGATCATGATCGAAATAGCCAAAGAAGTGATTGTTGTGACAGATTCATCCAAATTCCTTCGCCGGAGCCTTGCATTCATTTGTAAAACCACCCGAATCAACACTGTGGTAACAGATACCGGCATCTCAGGTGATGATAAAAAACGCCTTGAAGATGCCGGTATAATGGTAATTGTGGCTTAA
- a CDS encoding insulinase family protein: MKRVLFFLMLIIVISMFSCTQGKYRTVMKTDNNGYKYETVTNDPLQARMYSLSNGLKVYLTVNKDEPRIQTIIGIRAGSASDPLETTGLAHYFEHLMFKGTHKIGTINWEEEEPLLKEISDLFEQHRATTDTAAKLAIYRKIDSLSVIAAKYVATNEYDKLVSSIGAKGTNAFTDYDLTGYINDIPSNELEKWLKLESERFGQVVLRLFHTELETVYEEYNMYNDMDQTRAEEALMASIFPKHPYGRDVLGLPEHLKNPSMVNIYNFYNTFYVPNNMAIVLSGDFDPDETIKLIDKYWGTKENKPLPEITQPKEDPITAPIIKEVSGPDAESVRLAYRFNGVNSEDEKYIRLIDQILSNSQAGLIDIDLNQQQKVLRSGSYSNFMRDYGLHEFYGNPREGQSLENVKDLLLGEIQKVKNGEFDDWMLQAVINDLRLSEIRQQENNMSRAFVLMSGFIDGTPRINQIKFLDDLEKISKEQVVQYSKDKFKDNYVVVYKRTGEKKDVKKVEKPPITAVPINREYQSEFYKEFSAISPEEIKPVFVDFEKEIGRDKITDGVDYFYMKNNTNELFSLNYIIDMGKNHDLNLPIAVNYLPYLGTDKYTPAQLRQEFFKLGISMGVSTGADRSYIYISGLEKSFEKGIELLEHVLSNAKADQEAYDEYVKGILKKRSDNKLNKNAILWNAMFNYGKYGTKSPTTDILTEEQLKSLNPENLTKMIKEMYSYKHKVFYYGQNDMAASKAIIEKFHKMPAELKDYPSPTQYTELDSDKNKVYFVDYDMTQANIVFLSKDQLFSKDLLPPARLFNEYFGGGMASIVLQEIRESRGLAYSAFAAYAQPDRPFKHNFTYAFVGTQADKLKIATDAMLAMMNQMPRAEKQFDLAKETIVKQINSERIIKEDIFWTYLSLLDLGINYDNRKDVYNNIPAMSLDDLNKFFDEHIQGKKYTFLVLGKKGSVDMNVLGQIGEVKELTLKEIFNY, encoded by the coding sequence ATGAAAAGAGTACTGTTTTTTTTAATGCTGATTATTGTTATCAGTATGTTCTCCTGCACACAGGGGAAGTACAGGACCGTGATGAAAACGGATAATAACGGTTATAAATATGAGACCGTTACCAACGATCCATTGCAGGCCAGGATGTATAGCCTGAGCAATGGACTGAAAGTGTATCTGACCGTCAACAAGGATGAACCGCGCATTCAAACCATTATAGGCATCAGGGCCGGATCGGCTTCTGATCCTTTAGAAACAACGGGGCTGGCACACTATTTTGAGCACCTCATGTTCAAAGGAACACATAAAATTGGTACCATAAACTGGGAAGAGGAGGAGCCATTATTGAAGGAAATTTCTGATCTGTTCGAACAGCATCGGGCCACTACCGACACAGCAGCAAAATTGGCGATCTATCGCAAGATTGACAGCTTGTCAGTTATCGCAGCCAAATATGTCGCCACCAATGAATATGATAAGCTGGTTTCCAGCATTGGCGCCAAAGGTACCAACGCTTTCACCGACTATGACCTGACAGGCTATATCAATGATATCCCATCCAATGAGCTCGAAAAATGGTTAAAGCTTGAAAGTGAACGTTTCGGACAGGTTGTTCTCAGACTTTTTCATACCGAATTGGAGACTGTATATGAGGAGTACAATATGTACAATGATATGGACCAAACCCGGGCCGAGGAAGCACTTATGGCGAGCATTTTCCCAAAGCATCCTTATGGACGCGATGTGCTTGGCCTACCGGAGCATCTGAAAAATCCTTCCATGGTGAATATTTACAATTTTTATAATACTTTTTATGTTCCTAATAACATGGCTATTGTTCTCTCCGGTGATTTTGATCCGGATGAAACCATAAAGCTTATTGATAAGTATTGGGGTACAAAAGAGAATAAGCCTTTACCTGAAATCACTCAACCAAAGGAAGATCCGATCACTGCACCGATTATCAAAGAGGTGTCAGGACCTGATGCGGAATCTGTCAGATTGGCTTACCGGTTCAATGGTGTAAATTCGGAAGATGAAAAATATATCAGACTTATTGACCAGATCCTCAGCAACAGCCAGGCCGGCCTTATTGATATAGACCTGAATCAGCAGCAAAAAGTGTTACGGTCGGGGAGTTATTCGAATTTCATGAGAGATTACGGCCTGCACGAGTTTTATGGAAATCCACGCGAAGGGCAATCACTTGAAAATGTTAAAGACTTACTCCTTGGTGAAATACAAAAGGTTAAAAACGGAGAATTTGACGACTGGATGCTTCAGGCAGTCATCAACGACTTACGTCTCTCTGAAATACGTCAGCAGGAGAATAACATGAGCAGGGCATTTGTTCTTATGAGTGGGTTTATTGATGGGACTCCCAGGATTAACCAGATAAAATTCCTTGATGATCTGGAAAAGATATCAAAGGAGCAGGTTGTGCAGTATTCCAAGGATAAATTCAAGGACAATTATGTGGTCGTTTACAAACGAACCGGAGAAAAGAAGGATGTTAAGAAGGTGGAAAAACCCCCCATCACTGCTGTTCCAATTAACCGTGAATACCAGTCGGAGTTTTATAAAGAATTTTCTGCCATCTCACCGGAAGAAATTAAACCCGTATTTGTCGATTTTGAAAAAGAAATCGGCAGGGACAAGATCACGGATGGAGTGGATTATTTTTACATGAAAAACAATACCAATGAGCTTTTCAGTCTGAATTACATCATTGATATGGGCAAGAATCATGATCTGAATCTGCCCATTGCCGTTAATTATCTTCCTTATCTGGGGACCGACAAGTACACACCGGCACAGCTCAGGCAGGAATTTTTCAAACTTGGTATATCCATGGGTGTCAGTACAGGTGCCGATCGTTCCTATATCTATATTTCCGGCCTTGAAAAATCATTTGAAAAAGGAATTGAACTCCTTGAGCATGTATTGTCAAATGCCAAGGCTGACCAGGAAGCCTATGATGAATATGTCAAGGGCATATTGAAAAAACGTTCTGATAACAAGCTGAACAAGAATGCGATTCTTTGGAATGCCATGTTCAATTATGGTAAATATGGAACTAAATCACCGACTACGGATATTCTGACAGAAGAACAGTTGAAAAGCCTGAATCCGGAAAATCTGACCAAAATGATTAAGGAGATGTATTCGTACAAACATAAAGTATTTTATTATGGTCAGAACGATATGGCGGCATCCAAAGCCATCATTGAAAAGTTCCACAAAATGCCTGCAGAGCTGAAGGATTATCCAAGTCCAACCCAATATACTGAGCTGGATTCTGATAAAAACAAGGTCTATTTTGTTGATTATGACATGACCCAGGCTAATATCGTTTTCCTGTCGAAAGACCAGCTTTTCAGCAAGGATCTTTTGCCGCCGGCACGGCTGTTCAATGAATATTTCGGAGGCGGGATGGCATCCATAGTTCTCCAGGAGATCAGGGAGTCGAGAGGCCTTGCCTATTCAGCCTTTGCCGCATACGCTCAGCCCGACAGGCCTTTCAAACATAACTTCACTTACGCTTTCGTAGGGACTCAGGCCGACAAGCTGAAGATCGCCACCGATGCCATGCTGGCCATGATGAATCAAATGCCCAGAGCCGAAAAACAGTTTGATCTGGCGAAAGAAACAATCGTCAAGCAGATTAATTCCGAAAGAATCATCAAAGAGGATATTTTCTGGACATATCTTTCACTTTTGGATCTTGGAATCAATTACGACAACCGGAAAGATGTATATAATAATATCCCGGCCATGTCGCTTGACGATCTGAATAAATTCTTCGATGAACACATACAAGGGAAAAAATATACTTTCCTTGTCCTTGGTAAGAAGGGCAGTGTGGATATGAATGTCCTCGGGCAGATCGGGGAAGTGAAAGAGTTGACACTCAAGGAGATATTTAACTATTAA
- a CDS encoding TetR/AcrR family transcriptional regulator — translation MKEAEKRQIIPVDPVYKNIMECVRELMEKKGVRNFTFDDICENIHISKSEFFHYIENESDLVRKVLEFERESFKVIFDEYDFDGVNAIDILLTVSREISQNFKNINPSISFDLKKYYPDIYQDHFQKRIDFIFDNIKINIEKGINQGMYRDDLSVELVARLYISRLIDIHNPDFFPPEKFSFSMLFEVMFENLIRSIAKSEGVRYFEKKIKLVDFEIR, via the coding sequence ATGAAGGAAGCTGAAAAACGACAGATCATACCGGTGGATCCGGTTTATAAAAATATCATGGAGTGTGTGAGGGAGCTCATGGAAAAGAAAGGTGTCAGAAATTTCACATTTGACGATATATGTGAAAACATTCACATCTCCAAGAGTGAGTTTTTTCATTATATTGAAAATGAATCAGACCTTGTAAGAAAAGTGCTGGAATTCGAGCGTGAAAGTTTTAAGGTCATTTTTGATGAATACGACTTTGATGGCGTTAACGCCATTGATATCCTCCTGACTGTCAGCCGCGAAATCAGCCAGAATTTTAAAAATATCAACCCTTCTATCAGTTTTGACCTTAAAAAATATTACCCTGATATATACCAGGATCATTTTCAGAAACGGATCGATTTTATCTTCGATAACATCAAGATCAACATTGAAAAAGGCATCAATCAGGGTATGTATCGTGATGATCTGAGTGTTGAACTTGTAGCCCGTCTCTATATCAGCAGGCTTATTGATATCCATAATCCCGACTTTTTCCCGCCGGAAAAATTTTCTTTCTCTATGCTCTTCGAAGTCATGTTCGAAAATCTCATCCGTAGTATTGCCAAATCCGAAGGAGTTAGGTATTTCGAGAAAAAAATTAAATTAGTAGACTTCGAAATTCGTTGA
- a CDS encoding TetR/AcrR family transcriptional regulator, translated as MDEKFSNIMISAIGLFNKYGIRSISMDDLCRDMGISKKTLYFYVRSKSDLISRMLDFQFSTGLELFQKVQNEKLNAIDTLLEFSKSLGQLLKDYKTNPTLEHDLMKYYPEIYKTHTERRNKLMIKHIKDNVRQGIKEGYYRDDLNPELIANLYITRMEDILDPEFFPEGKFSFRKIFNTMFENHIRGISNEAGIKYFETKCQNKCF; from the coding sequence ATGGATGAGAAATTCAGTAATATAATGATCAGCGCCATTGGCCTTTTCAATAAATACGGTATACGCAGTATATCAATGGATGACCTTTGCAGGGATATGGGTATCTCAAAAAAGACACTTTACTTTTATGTCAGGTCAAAATCCGATCTGATCAGCCGTATGCTGGATTTCCAGTTTTCAACAGGCCTTGAATTATTTCAGAAGGTTCAGAATGAAAAGTTAAATGCCATTGACACCTTGCTTGAATTCAGTAAAAGCCTTGGCCAGCTTCTGAAAGATTATAAAACCAATCCGACCCTGGAACATGATCTCATGAAATACTATCCCGAGATTTACAAAACACATACTGAACGCCGGAACAAATTAATGATCAAACATATAAAAGACAATGTCCGTCAAGGCATTAAAGAAGGCTATTACCGCGATGATCTTAACCCGGAACTCATTGCCAATTTATATATCACAAGAATGGAAGACATTCTCGACCCGGAATTTTTTCCTGAAGGAAAATTTTCCTTCAGGAAGATTTTCAATACGATGTTTGAAAATCACATCAGAGGAATATCAAATGAAGCGGGAATAAAATATTTCGAAACCAAGTGTCAAAATAAATGTTTTTAG
- a CDS encoding TolC family protein, translating to MKRLCFLITIFIWCCSDSLLFGQQIPSFTLEEAIQYALTNNYGIRNSQTDVTISKKKVQEMTAIGLPQISASASYTNFLELPTSLIPGEFLQQPAGTFVEIQFGTPHNAEGNITLSQLIFDGSYLIGLKASRVYVDMSKTLLHKNQIQLREDISSAYYNVIILEESKKIADSTLATLKQMLFEVQETFKSGFIENTDVDQIELLVQDLETGVLNINKQLDIAYNYLKFTMGMKISQLIKLSDNISTLIQNMNESILLDSPFDFTQNVDYRAIQTQQVLKTMNMKVKRAAYMPSLAGYISLSENAQRTSFNFFTANEPWFRTSQFGISLSIPILSSGMRNAALQQAKLEVDKVMVLDEQVKEGLLLEYSTARSNFQNALQVYTNKKRSTDIAYKIYTKTLLKYREGVASSMDIQQSYNQYLTSLTTLFGSMRELLAAKSTLEKVLTKN from the coding sequence ATGAAACGACTCTGTTTTTTGATTACAATCTTTATATGGTGCTGTTCTGACAGTTTATTATTTGGGCAACAGATACCTTCGTTTACACTTGAAGAGGCCATACAATATGCGCTGACCAATAATTATGGGATAAGAAACTCCCAGACTGATGTCACCATCTCAAAAAAGAAAGTCCAGGAAATGACAGCCATTGGCTTACCACAGATTTCTGCCTCAGCTTCATATACTAACTTCCTGGAACTCCCAACATCACTGATACCCGGTGAGTTTCTGCAACAACCTGCAGGAACGTTTGTGGAGATACAATTTGGAACTCCGCATAATGCAGAGGGAAATATTACTTTATCCCAGTTGATTTTCGATGGATCCTACCTTATTGGACTTAAGGCATCGCGCGTATATGTTGACATGTCAAAAACTTTACTCCATAAAAACCAGATACAACTCAGGGAAGATATATCCTCGGCCTATTACAATGTCATCATCCTCGAAGAATCGAAGAAGATCGCCGACAGCACACTGGCCACACTGAAGCAGATGTTATTTGAAGTTCAGGAGACTTTTAAAAGCGGTTTTATTGAGAACACGGATGTTGACCAGATCGAATTGCTTGTACAGGATCTTGAAACCGGCGTGCTCAATATTAACAAACAACTGGATATTGCCTATAATTACCTTAAATTCACAATGGGAATGAAAATATCCCAACTCATCAAATTATCGGATAATATCAGTACCCTTATTCAAAATATGAATGAAAGCATCCTTCTGGATTCACCTTTTGATTTTACACAGAATGTCGATTATCGTGCAATACAAACCCAGCAGGTGTTGAAAACTATGAATATGAAAGTTAAAAGGGCTGCCTATATGCCATCTCTTGCCGGATATATAAGCCTTTCCGAGAATGCGCAGCGTACCTCCTTCAACTTTTTTACAGCAAATGAACCCTGGTTTCGTACTTCCCAGTTTGGGATATCCCTGAGTATTCCGATTTTAAGTTCTGGCATGCGGAATGCTGCATTGCAACAGGCTAAGCTGGAGGTTGATAAGGTTATGGTACTGGACGAACAAGTCAAAGAAGGTCTTCTTCTGGAATATTCTACTGCCCGGTCAAACTTTCAGAATGCGCTACAGGTTTATACCAATAAAAAAAGAAGTACTGATATTGCCTATAAAATATATACGAAAACCTTACTTAAATACCGGGAAGGTGTCGCATCCAGTATGGACATCCAGCAATCATATAATCAGTACCTGACATCCCTTACTACTTTATTTGGCTCCATGAGGGAACTGCTCGCTGCAAAATCGACACTTGAAAAGGTGCTGACAAAAAATTAG
- a CDS encoding efflux RND transporter periplasmic adaptor subunit, producing MKKIIKKSIFMRNLFFILVLVVFAFACTKSIDNQAKLQSLQKQKEQYQEKVRAIDASIAELEKVIIAQGGVVNDPAHIPNIKIETVVPVNFLHYIEVQGTVESDKDIFIPAESPGIVQRIYVKEGDIVKKGQVLAELDASILKKTIDEIKLNLTLANDVYERQKRLWDQKIGSEIQFLQAKNAKENLESRLSTMEEQYDKTRIKSPINGVVDKVAIKEGEAAAAGFGTIRVVQKSNLKIRAQVSEKYIQDIKVGDTAFINIPGINVEFKKDISAVSSVIDPETRTFNIEVLVPPDYNIAANNMLTVLKINDYAKQNATTVPVNVVQNTGEQEFIFVAVNDGNQWKVRKKIVKTGQYYNNRVEIIENLTPGEKIVIAGYQDLADGQTVNVVD from the coding sequence ATGAAAAAGATAATAAAGAAAAGCATATTCATGAGAAATCTGTTCTTCATCCTGGTTTTAGTCGTATTTGCATTTGCATGTACGAAAAGCATTGATAACCAGGCAAAACTGCAGAGTCTTCAAAAACAGAAGGAACAATACCAGGAAAAAGTTCGCGCCATTGATGCCTCCATTGCCGAACTGGAAAAAGTGATTATAGCCCAGGGTGGTGTTGTGAACGATCCTGCTCATATCCCAAATATTAAAATCGAAACCGTTGTGCCGGTGAATTTCTTGCATTATATTGAAGTTCAAGGCACTGTAGAATCCGATAAGGATATCTTCATTCCGGCTGAATCGCCAGGGATCGTACAGAGGATTTATGTCAAAGAAGGTGATATTGTGAAAAAAGGTCAGGTCTTAGCCGAACTGGATGCTTCCATTTTAAAGAAAACCATTGATGAGATAAAATTAAACCTCACTTTGGCCAACGATGTTTATGAACGGCAGAAAAGGTTATGGGACCAGAAGATAGGCAGCGAGATACAGTTCCTGCAGGCCAAGAATGCCAAGGAGAACCTTGAAAGCCGGCTGTCCACAATGGAGGAACAATATGATAAAACCAGGATAAAATCACCCATCAATGGTGTAGTCGATAAAGTGGCCATAAAGGAAGGCGAAGCTGCTGCAGCTGGTTTTGGGACCATTCGTGTGGTGCAGAAATCAAACCTGAAAATTAGGGCTCAGGTCTCTGAAAAATACATCCAGGACATTAAAGTTGGTGACACAGCTTTCATCAATATTCCCGGTATAAACGTGGAATTTAAGAAAGACATCTCTGCGGTTTCAAGCGTGATTGATCCCGAAACACGAACCTTCAACATCGAAGTCCTGGTACCCCCGGATTACAATATTGCCGCCAATAATATGCTGACCGTACTGAAGATCAATGACTACGCTAAACAGAATGCAACAACTGTCCCAGTCAATGTGGTACAAAACACCGGTGAACAGGAATTCATTTTTGTAGCGGTTAATGATGGAAATCAGTGGAAGGTCCGGAAGAAAATTGTAAAGACAGGACAATATTACAACAACCGTGTTGAGATTATCGAAAATCTGACACCAGGTGAAAAAATCGTTATAGCAGGATACCAGGATCTGGCAGACGGACAAACCGTAAACGTTGTTGATTAA